The Chryseolinea soli nucleotide sequence TTTCTCTTTTGCATAATTTTTTTTTAAATTAAATTTCGAGTACAAAATTCTTGATTGTCGTTCTATAAAAAGTAGTCCAATTGGTAATTGTTGTAGTCGAATTTTCAAACGGTTTTAAACACTATAAATTAGTCCGCTACCTTTATCTAACGATTTGATGGTTTCCATATCATCAGCAGACAACTCATAGTCAAATACATTGAAATTTTCATTCATCCTTTTCACATTTTCTGATTTCGGAATAACAACTACTTCTCTTTGAATTAACCATCGTAGAACCACTTGGGCAATACTCTTATGATACTTGCTTGAAAGCACTTTTAAAAGTTCATTATTAAAAAGATTATTTTTACCCTGGACAAAGGGTGCCCAAGACTCCAACTGTATGCCTTGAGATTTCAGAGCTTTCTGCATTTCTGTTTTTTGGGAAAATGGATGTGTTTCCACTTGATTGACTGCTGGTATCACACTATGCTGTTTATGTAAGTTCTGAATCTGAGTGATATGAAAATTACTTACGCCTATCGCCCTTACTTTACCTTCCCGGTAAAATTCTTCCATTGCTCTCCAGGAAGAATTTACGTCTCCTTGCGGGATATGAATCAAGTATAAATCGATATAGTCAAGACCCAATTTGTTTAGTGATGTTTCAAAGGCACGCTTTGCTTTTTCATACCCGATATCCGCTGGCAAAAATTTCGTGGTCACAAAAATTTCTTCTCGTTTGACATTACTTTTTTTAATAGCGCTGCCCACCGATTCCTCATTTTGGTATGCTGCAGCTGTGTCTATCAGTCTGTAACCAATATTTAAAGCATTTAGTACGGCCTGTTCACACGCTAAACCGCCTTGAAGCAAGTAAGTGCCAAAACCAAGCAGCGGCATCTTTACTCCATTGTTTAATGTTGCATTTTCCATTTTACACTAACTTAAATTTCAAGCGCTAAATTCTTAATCGTCATCCGATGAAATGTGTCTGAATTGGTATTTGTTGTAGTCAAAATTATATAGGGTGAGCTTGGCTCTCGATTTGTCTTGTCAGTTGGGTGGCGCGCTGCCATTGCCACTAACGTCCGGTTGTGAGTTGTTGCTTTGGCCCAGTAGCGATTTCTCTATGCATTGATGTTTTTAAATGCTGCGTTAAAGTATCACTCGTGGAAGTAGATGTTTAATGCCCGGACTTGATAAAATAAAAAAGGCCCGCCAGCGCAAAAGCTCCGGCGAGCGCAGTAGCCCCGACAGGAATCGAACCTGCATCAAAAGTTTAGGAAACTCCTATTCTATCCATTGAACTACGGGGCCGGGAAAAAGAACGGTCGCAAAGATATAAATATTGAGGGTATCAAAAAGGCGCTTTTTGAGCCATTTTCGGGTGATTGCGGGTGATTTTTAGCTTTCAGGGAATCCGATTCCGAAAATAGGAGTATCCAGGCGCAGGAGCAAGGTACCCTACCTCCCACAGGGGAGATTTGCATTCACATTTTGGTAATCGCTTTCCGTACGGGAGATTTGAAGCTTGTCCTTAATTTTATCCGCAACAAAGAGGCATGAGCCTTCATATTTTCGGCGCATCAGGCTCGGGAGTAACAACCGTTGGGCAGGCACACGCTGATTTGCAAAAAGCTGGCTGAGATAAACCCTGCGCGGTTCAATAACATATCGAACTGCGCGGGGATGAATGATTGAATGATTTGTTCGTGTCTACAATTTCACCGGCTCCCGGTGCCCCACCCATGTAAACCGCTTCGTCACATAGTCAGGGTTAGTGAACGACGCATTGCCCGCAGGATTACCACCCGTAACATGGAAATCCGAGAAAGCCGCATTCTGATTCATATAAATACCCCCCGTAAGATTGAACGACACCGGCGTAGCTGCCAGCGACATTTCATCGGCGATCTTTTCGCGCACCACCGCATCCGTTGTGTAAGCGCCACAGGAAATGGCCCCATGGCGGAGGGCCATCTCCTGGGCCAGGGCGATGGACTGATTCGTGTCTTTGGTTTTGATCAGCAGCACGATGGGGCCAAACAGTTCCTTGCTGAAAATATCTTTCTTGCCTGCGTCCACTTCCACTACCACGGGCGTGGCCACGCGGGCATTTTTGAACATGGGATTTTCGAACGACCGCGACTTGAGCCACACTTTGCCGGGCAGCTTCTCGGCTTCCAACACGCGCTCGCTGGTCTTCTGATTTTGCACGGCACCCAGCACATAAGGTCCTGCTTTTGGATTGTCGACAAGGCTTGAAATGTTGTCTGCAAATTTTTGGGCGAAGTCGTCGAAGCTTAAGGTTCCGGATGGGGTTTTGATGCCGGCCGCGGGGATATAAAAATTCTGCGGGGCGGTGCACATCTGGCCGCTGTAGAGATTGACGGAGAACGCCAGGTTGGCGGCCACTTTATCGGCATCGTCCACCGAATCGAGGATCACGGAATTGACGCCGGTCTTTTCGGTGAACACGGTCTTGCCTTGCAGTGTTTCCAGGTAGCTGCCG carries:
- a CDS encoding aldo/keto reductase yields the protein MENATLNNGVKMPLLGFGTYLLQGGLACEQAVLNALNIGYRLIDTAAAYQNEESVGSAIKKSNVKREEIFVTTKFLPADIGYEKAKRAFETSLNKLGLDYIDLYLIHIPQGDVNSSWRAMEEFYREGKVRAIGVSNFHITQIQNLHKQHSVIPAVNQVETHPFSQKTEMQKALKSQGIQLESWAPFVQGKNNLFNNELLKVLSSKYHKSIAQVVLRWLIQREVVVIPKSENVKRMNENFNVFDYELSADDMETIKSLDKGSGLIYSV